In the genome of Spirochaetia bacterium, one region contains:
- a CDS encoding AAA family ATPase: MKLKRIRLEGYRGFQKPFEVTPAYPLQVFTGENGSGKSTLLDAIFTAISWIPARILSPNGNGTRINSTADINIHSNSATLEITCEDTIGHEITWKLYRVKRGQYTKQNISSSFQELNAYATELRKQITETKGQCNLPIYSYYTVSRVGYSIPSRIRKHHTFSPTAIYEKENLFHTEFKLFYEWFRDMEALQNQKSREQHDATYVEPLLENVKKAIYTFIPDFSNLHFDWQSPQGLWVSKGRDNLRIEQLSDGEQVLLALVGDLARKLAIANPKRQNPLEGEGIILIDEIELHLHPSWQYVVLDKLLNTFPNCQFLITTHSPFVISAAPKDSVSYLKNFELQKIIGNYGSSLNNVAKLIMNVDDKPQEISILFKEFYKALDEDDYISAKEKLNILEQKLNANDPDLTSAQVSLALETPESSSV; encoded by the coding sequence ATGAAACTCAAACGTATACGTCTGGAAGGATACAGGGGATTTCAGAAACCATTTGAAGTAACCCCAGCCTATCCATTGCAGGTTTTTACAGGTGAAAATGGTTCTGGCAAAAGTACATTGCTTGATGCAATCTTCACAGCTATTTCATGGATTCCAGCACGTATTCTGTCTCCGAACGGAAATGGGACACGTATCAACAGTACAGCTGATATCAACATACATAGCAACAGTGCAACACTTGAGATTACCTGTGAAGATACCATCGGACATGAAATAACATGGAAACTGTATAGGGTAAAAAGAGGGCAGTATACGAAGCAGAACATTTCAAGTTCATTTCAAGAATTAAATGCTTATGCCACAGAGTTGCGCAAACAAATTACAGAAACAAAAGGGCAATGTAATCTTCCGATCTATTCCTATTATACAGTTTCCAGAGTAGGTTATTCTATTCCTTCAAGGATACGGAAACACCATACTTTTTCTCCAACTGCAATTTATGAAAAAGAAAATCTTTTTCATACAGAGTTCAAGCTGTTCTATGAGTGGTTCAGGGATATGGAAGCATTACAGAACCAAAAAAGCAGAGAACAACATGATGCAACGTATGTAGAACCTTTGTTGGAAAATGTCAAAAAAGCTATCTATACATTCATACCAGACTTTTCAAATCTACATTTTGACTGGCAATCTCCCCAAGGCCTATGGGTAAGCAAAGGCAGGGACAATCTAAGAATTGAACAACTGTCTGATGGTGAACAAGTCTTGCTTGCCCTTGTAGGCGACTTAGCTAGAAAATTGGCAATAGCAAATCCCAAGAGACAAAATCCATTGGAAGGAGAAGGCATCATATTGATAGATGAAATAGAGCTACACCTACATCCTTCATGGCAATATGTAGTTCTCGACAAATTACTGAATACCTTTCCCAATTGCCAATTTCTCATTACTACACATTCACCTTTCGTTATCTCTGCAGCTCCAAAAGATAGCGTCAGCTATTTAAAGAATTTTGAGTTACAGAAAATAATCGGCAACTATGGAAGCAGCCTTAACAATGTAGCAAAGCTTATCATGAATGTAGACGACAAGCCACAGGAAATCAGTATACTGTTCAAGGAATTCTACAAAGCATTAGATGAGGACGATTATATATCTGCAAAAGAAAAACTAAATATACTCGAACAAAAATTGAACGCGAATGATCCAGATTTAACTTCTGCACAAGTTTCCCTTGCCTTGGAAACTCCGGAGTCTTCATCAGTATGA